In Acanthopagrus latus isolate v.2019 chromosome 17, fAcaLat1.1, whole genome shotgun sequence, the following are encoded in one genomic region:
- the brd2b gene encoding bromodomain-containing protein 2b isoform X5 has protein sequence MAQSLEKIFLQKVAQMPQDEVELPPPAPRSKNSRGRGRKSSSRAQQVPAVSQSAYSPSSSDTGESMLANSPQTVLTKSLPPANIMGLPPTQPTTKKKGVKRKADTTTPSTMGLSVGMSGPTHMVGLGKGGHGGHGGHGSHGNHGNHGNHGGHGGHGGHGGHGGHGGHGGHGGHGGQVHDTSLHSISSMGGMSLETPPGMGLVRSPGGPVLLQPMMANTGRRVGSGRPIKPPKKDLPDSVQPQPSRKGKLSPQLRYCSGLLKEMLSKKHAAYAWPFYTPVDAAALGLHDYHDIIKCPMDLSTIKRKMDCREYRDAQQFASDVRLMFSNCYKYNPPDHDVVGMARKLQDVFEFRFAKMPDEPHMDHTAMSMSGHPTSSSSSSSSSSSSSSSTSESEPSSESEESESSPNSDSEEERAHRLAELQDQVCTQLRAMHEQLAALSQGPIVKPKKKKEKKDKKEKKKKKKVEKRSRVVRSRAGSEEWKMPGKILKTKSARAGTPQPKKSQGKKSNKNSKAAKKPFYPPVAPTMLPHYDSEEEEEIVPMSYDEKRQLSLDINKLPGEKLGRVVHIIQSREPSLRDTNPEEIEIDFETLKPSTLKELERYVMTCLRKKPRKPYADQAGKKGSVGKSKEELTLEKRRELERRLQDVSGQLNSVKKPTKPKVEKPSAVETNTQPTRLSGSSSSSDSSSSSSSSSSSDTSDSDSG, from the exons ATGGCTCAGTCTTTAGAGAAGATCTTCCTCCAAAAGGTGGCCCAGATGCCCCAGGATGAAGTTGAgctgcctcctccagctcctcgaagtaaaaacagcagaggaagaggtcGAAAATCTT CATCGAGGGCTCAGCAGGTACCAGCGGTGTCTCAGTCAGCTTACTCCCCATCTTCCTCGGATACCGGGGAGTCCATGCTGGCCAACTCCCCCCAGACTGTGCTAACCAAAAGCCTGCCTCCGGCCAATATCATGGGCCTGCCACCTACACAGCCCACAACCAAG AAAAAAGGTGTTAAACGTAAGGCAGACACCACCACCCCCTCTACCATGGGCCTATCTGTGGGAATGTCAGGACCAACGCACATGGTTGGCTTGGGGAAAGGAGGCCATGGAGGCCATGGAGGCCATGGAAGTCATGGAAACCATGGAAACCATGGAAACCATGGGGGTCATGGAGGCCATGGGGGTCATGGAGGCCACGGGGGTCATGGAGGCCACGGGGGTCATGGAGGCCACGGGGGCCAAGTCCATGACACCTCCCTgcactccatctcctccatgGGCGGCATGAGCTTGGAGACTCCACCTGGGATGGGCCTGGTCAGGAGCCCCGGAGGTCCTGTCCTGCTCCAGCCGATGATGGCGAACACTGGGCGCAGAGTGGGCAGCGGACGTCCCATTAAACCCCCCAAGAAGGACTTGCCTGATTCAGTTCAGCCACAGCCCTCGAGGAAGGGCAAACTGAGCCCTCAGCTGAGGTACTGCAGCGGGCTGCTGAAGGAAATGTTGTCAAAGAAACATGCTGCGTACGCCTGGCCTTTCTACACACCTGTGGACGCAGCTGCACTGGGACTCCACGActatcatgacatcatcaagtgTCCCATGGACCTGAGCACCATCAAG AGGAAGATGGACTGTCGTGAATACAGGGACGCTCAACAGTTTGCTAGTGACGTCAGGCTTATGTTCTCCAACTGCTACAAGTACAACCCACCCGACCACGATGTTGTGGGCATGGCACGGAAGCTGCAG GATGTGTTTGAGTTTCGTTTTGCCAAGATGCCGGATGAACCACACATGGATCACACAGCCATGTCAATGAGTGGCCATCcaacatcctcatcctcctcgtcctcatcctcctcgtcctcatcctcctccacctccgaGAGTGAGCCcagcagtgagagtgaagagAGCGAAAGCAGCCCTAACTCGGACAGCGAGGAGGAGCGAGCACACCGCTTGGCTGAGTTGCAGGACCAGGTGTGCACACAA CTCCGAGCAATGCATGAGCAGCTGGCTGCCCTCTCCCAAGGCCCCATTGTCAagccgaagaagaagaaagagaaaaaggacaaaaaggaaaagaagaaaaagaagaaggtggagaagCGAAGTCGGGTTGTTAGAAGCAGAGCTGGCTCTGAGGAATGGAAAATGCCTGGCAAGATACTGAAAACCAAGTCTGCCAGAGCAGGCACCCCCCAGCCTAAAAAAAGCCAGGGGAAGAAGAGTAACAAGAACAGCAA GGCTGCAAAGAAGCCGTTCTACCCACCGGTGGCCCCCACCATGCTGCCACACTACGactctgaggaagaggaggagatcgTGCCAATGTCGTACGATGAGAAGCGCCAGCTGAGCCTTGACATCAACAAGCTACCAGGAGAGAAGCTGGGTCGTGTGGTGCACATCATTCAGTCCAGGGAGCCCTCACTGAGGGACACTAACCCTGAGGAGATCGAGATTGACTTTGAGACTCTCAAGCCTTCGACACTGAAAGAGCTGGAGCGCTACGTCATGACCTGCCTGAGGAAGAAGCCCCGGAAGCCTTACGCTGATCAAG CAGGAAAGAAAGGCAGCGTTGGCAAGTCTAAAGAGGAGCTGACTCTGGAAAagaggagggagctggagaggaggctgcaggatGTCAGCGGGCAACTCAACTCTGTCAAGAAACCTACAAAACCCAAAG TGGAGAAGCCCAGCGCTGTAGAGACTAACACCCAGCCGACACGCCTCAgtggcagcagctccagctctgactcatcatcctcctcctcttcttcctcgtcctcAGACACCAGTGATTCAGACTCTGGTTGA